In Acidimicrobiales bacterium, one DNA window encodes the following:
- the larC gene encoding nickel pincer cofactor biosynthesis protein LarC: MTTPGPQRTIAWFHCFGGIAGDMALGSLLDAGADLDEVRDLCETLPVGGWRLEAEPVLRNGIAGTKAHVIAETTNVVRTAAHITAMLDEAVLPDRVRHRAHAIFWALAEAEGRLHRQPPEQVHFHEVGAVDAIIDIVGTCAALEVLGVDEVACSPVAHGLGTIRAAHGVLPNPPPAVVELLRGAPTVGLDLPYELTTPTGAAIVAALAVEWGPLPDMTVAASGFGAGTRELEDRPNLTQVVIGTRSVVRERGQPVVLLEANLDDATGEVLAAAVAALLDAGAHDAWITPVVMKKGRPGHVVSALADPALVDQVATAMVAGTGSLGVRGTRIERWPLARVEGEVEVDGEPIRVKVSPGRVKVEHDDAARAARAIGRPLREVLARAEAEGAAQVAAGDERAGDELDEGPPSHDPDGGDSA; this comes from the coding sequence GTGACCACGCCCGGCCCGCAGCGAACGATCGCCTGGTTCCACTGCTTCGGCGGTATCGCGGGCGACATGGCGTTGGGGTCGTTGCTCGATGCCGGCGCTGACCTCGACGAGGTGCGCGACCTGTGCGAGACGTTGCCCGTCGGCGGCTGGCGGCTCGAGGCCGAACCGGTGCTGCGCAACGGCATCGCGGGCACCAAGGCCCATGTCATCGCCGAGACCACCAACGTGGTCCGCACCGCGGCCCACATCACCGCCATGCTCGACGAGGCCGTGCTCCCCGATCGGGTCCGCCATCGCGCCCACGCCATCTTCTGGGCACTGGCCGAGGCCGAGGGTCGCCTCCACCGCCAGCCGCCCGAGCAGGTCCACTTCCACGAGGTCGGCGCGGTCGACGCCATCATCGACATCGTCGGCACCTGCGCCGCGCTCGAGGTGCTCGGTGTCGACGAGGTGGCCTGCAGTCCCGTCGCCCACGGTCTGGGCACGATCCGCGCCGCCCACGGGGTACTGCCCAACCCACCGCCCGCGGTGGTCGAGCTGCTCCGGGGCGCTCCGACCGTGGGGCTCGATCTGCCCTACGAGCTCACCACCCCCACCGGTGCTGCCATCGTGGCCGCGTTGGCGGTCGAGTGGGGACCGCTGCCGGACATGACCGTCGCCGCGTCGGGGTTCGGTGCCGGTACCCGCGAGCTCGAGGACCGGCCGAACCTCACCCAGGTGGTGATCGGTACCCGGTCGGTCGTGCGCGAACGGGGCCAGCCGGTGGTGCTGCTCGAGGCCAACCTCGACGACGCCACCGGCGAGGTGCTGGCAGCGGCGGTGGCCGCGCTGCTCGATGCCGGTGCCCACGACGCCTGGATCACCCCGGTGGTGATGAAGAAGGGCCGCCCGGGCCACGTGGTGAGCGCCTTGGCCGATCCCGCGCTGGTCGATCAGGTGGCCACGGCGATGGTGGCGGGTACCGGCTCGCTCGGCGTGCGGGGAACCCGCATCGAGCGCTGGCCCCTGGCCAGGGTCGAGGGCGAGGTCGAGGTCGACGGAGAGCCGATCCGGGTGAAGGTCAGCCCCGGCAGGGTCAAGGTCGAACACGACGACGCCGCCAGGGCGGCCAGGGCCATCGGTCGCCCACTGCGCGAGGTGCTGGCCAGGGCCGAGGCCGAGGGTGCGGCCCAGGTGGCAGCCGGCGACGAGCGGGCCGGCGACGAGCTGGACGAGGGGCCCCCTTCCCACGACCCCGATGGAGGCGACTCTGCGTGA
- a CDS encoding MBL fold metallo-hydrolase, with protein sequence MDDRVYFRQLLAGRDIAVGDPLATQMVNFVYLIGDTETGEAVVVDPAYDIEGICNLVDADGMTLTGALVTHYHPDHIGGSMMGYGIQGVAELLAHRPVPVHIQEPETAGVMKMTGASASDLVQHASGDRVAVGELPIELIHTPGHTPGSQCFLVDGLLVSGDTLFLEGCGRTDLPGGDARELYYSLTQRLAKVPDDTVLYPGHLYSPDPSAPLGEIRQHNFVFRPSSVEQWMTMFGGA encoded by the coding sequence ATGGACGATCGTGTGTACTTCCGCCAGCTGCTCGCCGGGCGCGACATCGCCGTCGGCGACCCGCTCGCCACCCAGATGGTCAACTTCGTCTACCTGATCGGCGACACCGAGACCGGCGAGGCCGTCGTGGTCGACCCGGCCTATGACATCGAGGGCATCTGCAACCTGGTCGACGCCGACGGCATGACCCTCACTGGCGCCCTCGTCACCCACTACCACCCCGACCACATCGGTGGATCGATGATGGGCTACGGCATCCAGGGGGTGGCCGAGCTGCTCGCCCACCGGCCGGTACCGGTCCACATCCAGGAGCCGGAGACCGCCGGGGTCATGAAGATGACCGGTGCGTCGGCCAGCGATCTGGTGCAGCACGCGTCCGGCGATCGGGTGGCGGTGGGCGAGCTGCCCATCGAGCTCATCCACACACCCGGACACACCCCGGGCAGCCAGTGCTTCCTGGTCGACGGACTGCTGGTGTCGGGCGACACCTTGTTCCTCGAGGGCTGCGGTCGCACCGATCTGCCCGGCGGCGACGCCCGCGAGCTCTACTACTCGCTCACCCAGCGCCTGGCCAAGGTCCCCGACGACACCGTGCTGTACCCGGGGCACCTGTACTCGCCCGATCCCTCCGCTCCCTTGGGCGAG